In Flavobacterium luteolum, the DNA window GATAAAAAGATCCTTTCGATTTACTTTTCTGCAGGATATCCGAACTTAAACGATACTGTGCAGATTATTCAGGATTTAGAAAAAAACGGAGTTGATTTAATCGAAATCGGACTTCCTTTTAGCGATCCTTTGGCAGATGGTCCAACTATTCAGGCGAGTTCTACACAGGCGCTTCATAACGGAATGACAACTCAAATTCTTTTTGATCAGCTGAAAAACATTCGCGAAAGCGTAAAAATTCCGTTGATTATCATGGGATATTTTAATCCGATGCTGCAATACGGAGTTGAAGCGTTTTGCCAGAAATGTGCTGAAATTGGAATTGACGGTTTAATTATTCCTGACCTTCCGGTTGATGTTTATGCTGACGAATACAAAGCGATTTTTGAAAAATATGGTTTGATCAATGTTTTCTTAATTACACCTCAAACTTCAGACGAACGTATTCGTTTTATTGACAGCGTTTCAAACGGATTTATCTATATGGTAAGTTCTGCAAGCGTTACAGGATCTCAATCTGGTTTTGGAGATGTTCAGGAAAGCTATTTTGAAAGAATCTCTAATCTGAATTTGAAAAATCCTCAAATAGTTGGTTTCGGAATTTCGAATAAAGAAACTTTTAATCAGGCAACTAAATATGCTAAAGGTGCAATTATTGGAAGTGCTTTTATCAAACATTTGAGTGAAAAAGGAAGCGGAAAAATTGAGGAATTTGTTGGAGAAATTCGATAAATAGATTTTAATGGAAGTTGTAAAATATTCATTAGCAATAATTCTTCTTATTTCAATAATTTCATGTCAAAAAGCCCAAACCGAAAAACTTATCGGAAGTTGGAAGATGAAGGATTTAGTAAATACGACTGGAAAAAATATAGAGGACAAAACGACTTTTACAAAAGATAGTTTATTGATTTTTGAATTAATATCGAATGGAAAAACTATTGATAAAGAAGTTGCTAATTATAGTTTAAAAAACAATATAATTACTGTAAAATTTAAGAATCAAAATCCATACGATTTTAAGGTCTTAAAACTGAATAATTCAGAAATGGAATTATTAAATATCAAAGAAAAAAGAGCTTATAGGTATGTAAAATAAATATTAGAAATCTAATTTGTCATTTCGACGAAGGAGAAATCTTCGTTGCAAAATCGACAAAGATTGGATTTCACTTTACTGAGCTACTTGTAGAGATTTCTCCTTCGTCGAAATGACAAGATTGTGAAAAAAAGCCTGAAAAAATAAAGTTTTCAGGCTTTTTTATTTTAACTAATTAATGCACGATTTAACATAAATTATCGAAAACGCTTTATGTTAATATTATGTTAAAATAAAATTAAACAAGCGTTTAAATTAAACAAGTGTTTAATTTTGCATCCGATTAGAAACAATACCATGTCACACATCGAATTGAACGATAAAAAAATTCAGATTCTTAATGTTGCAGAAACGCTATTTTCTGAGAAAGGATTTGAAGGTACATCGATACGGGATATCTCCAAAGAGGCCAAAATTAACATCGCAATGGTCTCTTATTATTTTGGTTCAAAAGAAAGGCTACTGGAAGCTCTTATTTTTCACAAAACTGTTGATTTAAAACTACAACTCGAAAATTTATTACAAGAAGACATCGAACCTCTTGAAAAAGTCAATAAATTAATCGAAATTTACATCAATAGAATTTGCCTTAACAAAGGGATTTACAGGGTTTTACATTTTGAACTTTATAATAAGAAGAGAGAAAAAAGCCTTCAAGCTTTTACTGAACTTAAAAAAGGAAATTTAAAATCGGTTGAAAGTATTATCAAGCAAGGCCAAGCTCAGGGGGTGTTTAGAAAAGATGTTAATATCCAACTCATTACACCTACGATTATTGGAACCTTTTTTCACTTTCACATGAATCGCTCTTTCTTCGAAGAAATATTTGATTTGAAAACCGACGAAATGTTTAACAATTACATTAAAAACGATCTTACAAAGCACATTCAACAAACTATAAAAGCGCTACTTGTTTATGAAAATTAGTCAATTAATGCTCTTTGGAGTTTTCTTTATCGGAATATCTTCAATGGAAGCACAAGAGAAAACAAGTTTAACCTTGGGCGAGGCCGTACAAATGGCTTGGGAAAAGAGTAACGAAGTTACACTTGCCAATACTAAGGTAAACACAAAAAAATACGAATTAAAAACCGTAAAAAACAATCAATACCCAGATCTTAAAGTTTCGGGGCAATATCAGCGTCTTACAAAAGCATCGATTGATATGCCTAATCAAGGTGAAAGTGCTTCATTAGCTTCTCCAGATAGAGCAATGCTTGGAATGGCAAATTTAAGTCTTCCTATTTTTGCTGGATTTAAAATTCAAAACAGCATTGATGCATATGAAGGAATGTACGAAGCAGAAACTGCTAATGCTGAAAAAACTAAAGAAGATGTTGCTTTAAAAGCAATTACTTATTACACAGCATTATACAAGGCTCAAAAAACTTTAGATGTTTTAAACGAAAATCAAAAAAGTGCAAAACAGCGTGTTACTGATTTTACAGAGTTGGAGAAAAACGGAATTATTCCGAGAAATGATTTGTTGAAAGCGCAATTATTAGTTTCTAAAACGCAATTATCTATTGATGAAGCTAATAATAACATCAATAATATCAACTTCTATT includes these proteins:
- the trpA gene encoding tryptophan synthase subunit alpha, which codes for MNRITQKLQEDKKILSIYFSAGYPNLNDTVQIIQDLEKNGVDLIEIGLPFSDPLADGPTIQASSTQALHNGMTTQILFDQLKNIRESVKIPLIIMGYFNPMLQYGVEAFCQKCAEIGIDGLIIPDLPVDVYADEYKAIFEKYGLINVFLITPQTSDERIRFIDSVSNGFIYMVSSASVTGSQSGFGDVQESYFERISNLNLKNPQIVGFGISNKETFNQATKYAKGAIIGSAFIKHLSEKGSGKIEEFVGEIR
- a CDS encoding lipocalin family protein, whose translation is MEVVKYSLAIILLISIISCQKAQTEKLIGSWKMKDLVNTTGKNIEDKTTFTKDSLLIFELISNGKTIDKEVANYSLKNNIITVKFKNQNPYDFKVLKLNNSEMELLNIKEKRAYRYVK
- a CDS encoding TetR/AcrR family transcriptional regulator; amino-acid sequence: MSHIELNDKKIQILNVAETLFSEKGFEGTSIRDISKEAKINIAMVSYYFGSKERLLEALIFHKTVDLKLQLENLLQEDIEPLEKVNKLIEIYINRICLNKGIYRVLHFELYNKKREKSLQAFTELKKGNLKSVESIIKQGQAQGVFRKDVNIQLITPTIIGTFFHFHMNRSFFEEIFDLKTDEMFNNYIKNDLTKHIQQTIKALLVYEN